A single Cannabis sativa cultivar Pink pepper isolate KNU-18-1 chromosome 7, ASM2916894v1, whole genome shotgun sequence DNA region contains:
- the LOC115696940 gene encoding probable WRKY transcription factor 14, with translation MCSFLFDQPSNNINNKNIIMDESTSTSSTNNINNIINNFQGDLTDIVRARPPVGGAASSSPSSSNSHLNNNPHIDVVSGYEEDLILHNMANDNGASGGVVGWQLFSSADPLMMNCFGDPFSNLRPDPLLHHTVTAPVPTGLFRNPDLSPTTANNLVNGGFCRGVSNGLIGPSEEEMNMMMSSSTTGVSTARPSCNIFSRILQINPTTPNSCTNTTSTTTNNITGAVNISTSKLACTNNTTTATNSNNTTSSSQGVGDSPSPPSMAVGSPRGLINVNSSQLQAGGSCLLDNSTTATTGGLQISSPRNPGIKRRKSQAKKVVCIPAPAAANSRATGEVVPSDLWAWRKYGQKPIKGSPYPRGYYRCSSSKGCSARKQVERSRTDPNMLVITYTSEHNHPWPTQRNALAGSTRSQPSKNTPNSIKTTSSSSPLLMSSSHHQLQKSGTTSPKEDSTMMMIHSQNDNSISCGAGGGSTSSTTSASVKVEENVDHDENIDEKNNDHDQVDDSSCDHDHDNGVEAVGGLFPYRPTMPGPNLTSSAVDQDFFADLGEIEADPLNLLFSQSFNSADHHDHTHKGMLISKGLDPFNLFDWSAGSTGGGGDDHNNIGADNNNNNNK, from the exons ATGTGCAGCTTCTTGTTCGATCAGCCAagcaataatattaataataagaatattatTATGGACGAGAGTACAAGTACTAGCAGTACTAATAATATCAATAACATCATCAACAATTTTCAAGGCGATTTAACAGATATAGTTCGAGCCAGACCACCTGTTGGGGGAGCTGCTTCTTCTTCACCATCTTCTTCAAATTCTCACCTTAATAATAATCCTCATATCGATGTCGTTTCTGGTTACGAAGAAGACTTAATTCTCCACAACATGGCAAACGACAACGGTGCCAGCGGCGGAGTCGTAGGCTGGCAGCTATTCTCCTCCGCCGATCCCCTAATGATGAATTGCTTCGGCGATCCATTTTCAAACTTACGCCCGGATCCACTTCTCCACCACACCGTCACCGCCCCGGTACCAACGGGGCTTTTCCGAAACCCGGATTTATCTCCCACAACGGCTAACAATTTGGTCAACGGTGGGTTTTGCAGAGGAGTAAGTAATGGGCTTATTGGGCCTAGCGAAGAGGAGATGAACATGATGATGAGTAGTAGTACAACTGGTGTTAGTACTGCTAGGCCTAGTTGCAATATCTTCTCTAGAATTCTTCAGATTAATCCAACTACTCCAAATAGTTGTACTAATACTACTTCTACTACAACAAACAATATTACTGGTGCTGTTAATATTAGTACATCAAAGTTGGCTTGTACTAATAATACAACAACGGCTACAAATAGTAATAATACGACGTCGTCTTCTCAGGGTGTTGGAGATTCGCCTTCTCCGCCATCTATGGCTGTGGGTTCGCCGAGGGGATTAATTAATGTGAACAGCTCACAGTTGCAAGCTGGTGGTAGTTGCTTGCTTGACAACAGTACTACTGCTACTACCGGTGGCCTTCAGATCTCATCTCCACGGAACCCGGGCATCAAGAGAAG AAAGAGTCAAGCAAAGAAGGTTGTGTGTATTCCAGCACCAGCAGCTGCAAACAGCAGAGCCACTGGAGAAGTAGTTCCTTCTGATCTTTGGGCATGGAGAAAGTACGGTCAAAAACCCATTAAAGGTTCTCCTTATCCAag GGGCTACTATAGATGCAGCAGTTCAAAGGGTTGTTCGGCAAGGAAACAAGTAGAGAGGAGTAGAACTGATCCAAACATGTTAGTGATAACCTACACTTCCGAACACAACCATCCATGGCCAACTCAAAGAAATGCTCTAGCAGGGTCAACACGTTCTCAACCATCAAAGAACACCCCAAATTCTATTAAGACTACTTCTAGCTCGAGCCCATTATTAATGAGCTCATCTCATCATCAGCTTCAAAAGAGTGGTACCACTAGTCCAAAGGAAGATTCTACTATGATGATGATTCATAGCCAAAACGACAACAGCATCAGTTGTGGTGCAGGTGGTGGAAGTACTAGTTCGACGACAAGTGCTTCAGTGAAAGTAGAAGAGAATGTTGATCATGATGAGAATATTGATGAGAAGAATAATGATCATGATCAAGTGGATGATAGTTCATGTGATCATGATCATGATAACGGTGTAGAAGCTGTGGGTGGGCTATTTCCTTATAGGCCAACCATGCCTGGACCAAACCTTACATCGTCGGCTGTTGATCAGGATTTCTTTGCTGATTTAGGAGAGATTGAAGCTGACCCTTTAAACCTTTTGTTTAGTCAAAGCTTTAACTCGGCTGATCATCATGATCATACACATAAGGGCATGTTAATAAGCAAGGGTTTGGACCCTTTTAACCTGTTTGACTGGTCAGCAGGTAGTACTGGTGGCGGTGGTGATGATCATAATAATATTGGTGCTGAtaataacaataacaacaacaaataa